The sequence AAATAGCTATTATAAATCATATTCATGGAGATCCAGATTCGATAGGAGCGTCATTTGTATTAAAAAATATTCTTGAAAAATTTTATAAAAACAATAATTCAATAATAATTATTCCAGAAAATGCGAGTACAAATTCTATTAAATTGCTTGAATATTTTAATATTGAATATTTTAAAGATTTTGAAGAAAATATAAAAAATTATATTTTAATAGATGTAGGCTCTATTGCCCAAATCTCAAATCTCTATGAAAAAATTTTAAATAAAAAAGAGAATATAATAATAATTGACCATCACGTATTTAATAAAGAGAATTATCCATTCGAAGCATTATTCATAATAAATGAAAAAACTTCATCTGCATCAGAAATAATATTAGATTTTTCAAATTATATTTCATATAATTTAAATAAATTGGAAGCTGAAGCTTTATTTGCTGGAATATATTTTGATACTGCTAGATTTTCGATTGCTTCTAAAGAAACATTTATGAAATGTTGCAAATTAATAAAAATAGGAATAGAACCTAAAGAAATAATTTCGAAGCTTGAAGCCCCAATGGA is a genomic window of Nitrososphaerota archaeon containing:
- a CDS encoding DHH family phosphoesterase; this translates as MYELFKKLDNTFKKINKNKIAIINHIHGDPDSIGASFVLKNILEKFYKNNNSIIIIPENASTNSIKLLEYFNIEYFKDFEENIKNYILIDVGSIAQISNLYEKILNKKENIIIIDHHVFNKENYPFEALFIINEKTSSASEIILDFSNYISYNLNKLEAEALFAGIYFDTARFSIASKETFMKCCKLIKIGIEPKEIISKLEAPMEYSEKIARLKAGQRAKIYKINEWIIAISHVSAFQSSAAKSLLQTGADIAIVAGKEKDSIIVSLKSKQDFYEKTKLDLVKDISIKIAKEFSGYAGGHSTAAGIKCLGEVNNVLERIIKEMKNKLEKSIE